The Nostoc sp. PCC 7524 nucleotide sequence CAGTCAGCGTTATAGTTTCAGCCAATCAAGTTAATGCTGGTGGCCCCTATACCATTGCGGAAGGTGAGGCACTCACACTCAATGCCATAGCCGTCGGCACACCCACAGCCTATAGTTGGGATATTAACGGAGATGGTATTTTCGGGGATGCCACAGATGAAAATCCCACCCTGTCATGGACACAGTTACAACAACTAGCTGCCAATCCCATCCAGAATAACGGTACTTACAATGTCCGTGTGCGAGTCAACTACGGCACCGACCAACAAGCCACATCGAACGCCGTCAATCTCCGGGTGATGAACACAGCCCCCACAGCCAACTTAGTTAATAGTGGTGCAGTCAATGAAGGTAGTACCACCACCGTCTCCTTCATCGACCAATTTGATCCATCCCTCAGTGATACAACGGTTGGTTTCCTCTACAGCTACGACTTTAACAATGATGGTCAGTTTGAGATCATTAACAGTCGTTCTAGTTCTGTGGTCGTTCCTGCCCAATTCCTCAGTGATAGTGGCATTAAGACTATCCGGGGCGTAATTCAGGATCAGGATGGCGATACCACGGAATTGTCCACTGAGGTGACAGTGTTGGAAGTTTCCCCAACATTAATAATCAGTGGTGCAGATAGCGCCGTAGAGGGAGCGCCATACATCCTCAATTTAAGTGCCACTGATCCTGGTAATGACACAGTTAGTCAATGGATTGTAGATTGGAATGATGGCACAGTCGAAACTTTTGCTGGGGCTACCCAATCTCTGACTCACCGATTTACAGACAATGGTACACGGGTGATTTTGGTGACAGCCATTGATGAAGATGGAACTTACACGGCAACCAAGACTGTGACAGTGAGCAATGCCGCACCACAACTGCAAAACTTGTCAGCGACAACCGCCTTAGAAGGTGGTACTAGCCGCTTGACGGGCAGGATTGTTGACCCTGGAATTCAAGATAGTTTCGTTCTGGTGGTGGATTGGGGTGATGGCTCATCAGAGACATTTAATTTGGCTGCTGGTACCAGTGATTTTGATCTGTCCCATCAGTATGGAGATAATCAAGATTACGTCATTACTGCCACAGTGACTGACAAAGATGGTGCTAGTCATACTGCCACGACTATAGCCAAAATCAATAATGCTGCCCCCAGCATTGCTGCTCTGGTATTAGCAAACACAACCATACCAGAAAATGGATTAGTCGTAGTCTCTGGCAGAATCACAGATGCAGGAATTGGAGATACCCATACTGTAGTGATTGATTGGGGTGATGGTTTCACTTCTGCGGCCACAGTTGATACCAACACACGGACATTCACCGCTTCCCGTCGCTACGCAGATGATAACCCCACTGGTACAGCTATCGATGACTACACCATTACTGCTACGGTCACTGACGATGATGGTGACAGTGGCACTGCTAGCACGATTGTGACTGTGACTAATGTTGCTCCAGTGATTACGGCATTCCAACGCACTGAAACAAAACTCAATCGTAGTAACTTGGTGTCTATTACTGGAGAATTCAATGATGTAGGACTACTAGATACCCACGCTGTGACTATCGATTGGGGTAACGGTACTACCTCCAATGCAGTAGTTGATGCGACCACAGGCGCATTCACAGCTACCTATGAATACACGGTCATCAGTGGTGATGGTAGCCGCTCTGCGTTAAATGGTACTAGCGGTAATGACCGGATTTTTGGTGGTGTTGGTGCTAAAACCCTTACTGGTGGTGCGGGTAGTGATGAGTTTATTTATACCGACCTCAGAGAATCGAGTCATCGTATTACTGACTTTGAAGTTGGTAAAGACAAAATCAATCTGAGTCAACTACTTGATAGTTTGGTGATTGGCGGTTATCAGGGTACGGATGCTATTGCTGATGGTTATGTGCGCCTGGTACAAGGCCCCACCGCTAATAGCACCATTATCCAAATTGACCGTGATGGTAGTCAGGGAACAGCTATTTTCCGTTCATTCTTAATGATTAATAATGTGGCTCTGGAGGCTATGAATAATCCCAACAATTTCATCTATAACGATGTGGAGCATTACATTGTTACCGTGACTGTCACTGATGATGATGGTGGTGAAGATACTAACACTACTACTATTAGTAAACGCATCTAAATGTAATTGATTAAGTTTGACTTTCCTAACGGGATTGAAACATTTTTGAGGCAGCAACAAGGCTCAAACCTATATAGGGCAAGGAAATTACACAGAAAACTCAAAAAGGCTTCAATCCCAGACATATCAAGAAACTGAGTAAAAAGATATCAAAGTCCTTCTATGTATACGTTTGATGGTTTTTTCGGGCTACTTTTTGTCTAAGTCCCATTAGAACAAAAGCCAACTACATCGGCTCAGTTGCTAACAAATATCCTGGCAGAGCAGATTGAGGAACTGACAGAGATATTTACGGCACAGCGTCAACTTAAGGAAGGCGATCGCACTGATAAAATAGCCGCAACCTGGGCAACTGTTTTAGCTCGTCGAGAAATGGGAGAATCACTCCAGGCGATCGCTAATGATCTAAATATGCCGCCGTTGACTGTTAAAACCTATCTAAAATTAGCTCGAAAAGCTCTCAAGCAAGACAGTTTTCCAGAAGAAAGATGAGCAGTAGAAAAAGTTGAAGAAGAGAGATATTGATTAAACCTTGGGAAATCAGCATTTTCTTTTGTTTGATAGCAAATATTTCTGTGAATAGCAATTAAACCAACGTTCCCAATAGTCTTGTTTTTTTGTCAATTTCGCTATAACTCGGTTGTAGTGAGCAAACCAACCTTCCCAATAATCGCTAGGTACTTTAACGCAACCATCACAGGTAGGGCAACCAGCTTTACATTGTGGGACGGAGTGGATACTGCCAACGCAGTTTGTACATAATTCGGGGTCAATCCACCGCTTACCGTCTTCACCAACTTTGATTGCATCAGTGGGACATACAGACAGACAAAGCTTGCAGGAAATACATTGGCTGGTAATTGTGTAAGCCATGACTATTCTCCTTGTTGGGGATTGGGGGCTGGGGAGAGGTGACAGGTGGCAGGTGACAGGTGACAGGAAATTATCTGTAACCTGTAACCTGTAACCTATTCCCTATTCCCTATTCCCTTCTTTGACGTATTGTTCGTGAAACTCTAGGGCAACCTTTTCAATCACGTCGTAAGCTTCTACAGTCTGTATGCCAGCTTGGAGCAGTTTTTCTTTGGGGGATTCACCAATTTTGGCAACTAAAACTGCTTTGCAATCTGCGATTGTTTTCACAATATTGTCAAATGTGGCGGCTTCGCCGTATCCACCTTGACAATAATGGTCTACCTTACGGTGACTGATAAACCTAACTTCGCTGCCATCGACTTCGTAAACTTGGAATTCTTTGGCATGACCGAAGTGTTGGTTAACTAATCCGCCGCCTTTGGTGGCGACTGCAACTAAGATTTTAGGGCTGTTGGCAGCTTGCTGCTTGTTAGCTAATACCTTATCTTTGGCTGCTTTTAATTCTTCTCTAAATTTCTCAATACCTGCGTGAACTTCTTGGCGTTGCTCGAAGTCGTATTCGGGTGCCATTTCCAAGAATTTATCTTTGGTAAATTCTTGGCTGCGGTCTTCTCCTAATAAGCCTACAGCATCGGCGCGGCACTGGCGGCAATGGCGCATCATTTTCATGTTGCCAGCACATTGGTCTTGCACTGTCTTAAGTTCTTTCTGTGTGGGGCCGCGCTGACCGGTTAAGCCAAAGTGTGTACCGTGTTCTGGTGCAGAAATTAGGGGCATGATGTTGTGCAAGAATGCACCGTTTTCCCGAATCATCTTGTTGACTTCAACCAGATGTTGGTCGTTAATGCCCGGAATCATCACGGAGTTAACTTTGCACAAAATATCGGCTTCTTTGAGGGCTTGCAAACCTTCTAGTTGCTTCTCTAGGAGAATTTTTGCCCCTTCTACGCCTCTATAACGTCTACGTTTGTAGTGAACCCAAGAATAAATCTGTGCGCCGATTTCTGGGTCGATGGTGTTCAGGGTAATAGTAACGTGATCTATATTTAGTTGTTTAATGCGATCGATATATTCCGGCAGCATTAAACCGTTGGTTGAGAGACACAGCTTAATATCTGGGGCTTTGTCTGCAATCAACTCGAAGGTGCGGAATGTCTTTTCTGGGTTCGCCAGAGGATCGCCAGGGCCAGCAATTCCCAAAACTGTCATTTGGGGAATCTTGCCTGCAATTACTAAAACTTTGTGTGCTGCTTCTTCTGGTGTGAGTAATTCGCTAACTACTCCAGGACGGCTTTCGTTAGCGCAGTCATATTTACGATTGCAGTAGTTGCACTGAATGTTACAGGCGGGGGCAACTGCAACGTGCATCCTGGCGTAATGATGATGAGCTTCTTCGCTGTAGCAGGGATGTTTAGCAATGCGTTCTTTAAGCTTTTCATCGATTTCCACGGTGGCGCTGCTTTTGCTGTTGCATCCGCAACCACCTGATTTTGCTGTGGTAGAAGTCGATTCAGTAACGGAAGAGCCTGTAACTGGTGGTGTCATTGAATTTCGCAAAGGTCGGTGGACTAGCTGCCACTGTGGGAGATGCTGTTGCTACCCTTTTTGCCTGACGAATGGAAGTCGCGGCTGTCACACTGCCCGCAGCAGTTTTAGCTGTAGCGGTAGCTGAGGCACTTGTTGAAGGTGCTTCGCTAAGTAGGGCAGGCGATGAAGTCCTTGAGTTTCGGCTGGTGTGTGTCAACTTTGGGATCTTGGTAGAATTTGTGTGTACAGCCAAGCCAGTGCAGTGGGCGGCTATGCCGATTTAAAGCAACTGGCGCGCGACTTCTATTCACGAAGGCATAGTGCTATCTCATCCCTCCACTCACTTTTCGCTTTTGTTTTATGTAGAAGCGTTAAGTGATTGGCGATATAAGATTTATAGCAGTCGTCTTTGACTGTCGCGATGCGCTACTCTGGAATAGAATTTATTGGATTTATTAGATTTGTACTCAAAATCTAAACCTGAGATTTTGAAGACGTTTAAAGAATTTAAAAAATTTTTTTTAGGTGGGGGTTCTAGTATTTTTCGGTCAGGGTACGAGTATTTATGGAAAGGGGTTCAAGATTTAGTTGTACTCATCTGTAACCCAATCACAGCAATGGATTAAGGGCTGTTTGGGCTGATTTTTGACTATACAGTTCTGTACTCAAACCCTCCTGAAATTCTGCTCAAAGTCTTAATTAGCAAGGAATTTAGGAGGGAAAAACTGGAGTAGATTACGTTGTACTACTCCAGATACGTGCGAAATTCAATTCTGTATCCAACATATCATTTTTTTTTAGGGAAAAATGTAATTTATATTTTTTTAATGATTAATTAAAAATGATGTTCAATAGTGTTTATAAGGCTTATATGGCAGGCGTTACAAGATTTTATAAATAGCAATATTGATGCAGATTATTGTCAATAAATTAAACTTTATTTCCGTTTTTATTCTAGGTTTAAATACTCTGAAAAACTAGAAATTATTTGGTCAAATGCAAGTGAAAGTTAAGCTCCCAGCAGCTTTGAGAGCTTAATCTATTTCATGAGTGCTTAGTGGTGAGTAAAAATTTATAGCATCTAGCCTCTAGTCCCTTTTTCCAGGCAGCTACTTCAGCAATCTTGGAGAATTGCATTTTTATTGCCAATTGCCGACTAGGATAAAGGAAGCCCAGTAATAAGGATGTTTATATCTAGAGTCTTCCCCGGAAAGCAGAGCTAGTTGGGCGCGACGCAGAGCTTCTGCTTTAGTTTGATTTTTGGCTAGGTCTTGGTAAAATTGCACCATTAAATCAGCAGTTGCTTCGTCCTTTAAAACTGAGTCTGGTTGTTTATCCAAGGTGATCTGGATATCCTCTAGGGTATTCCTGGCGCGACGATAAAAACCTAATGTTTGTAGTGCCTGGGCTTGGTTAATCTGACTACCAATTTTCCCAGTTGCATCGCCCATTTTACTATAGGTAGCGATCGCCTCTTCCCTAAGCCATTGCTTGTTGCCTGAGATGCTTGTTGAAAAATCTTGAGAGCCTCAGCGTACCTTTGAGCTTGATAGACTTTTAAACCCTGCTCCAATAATGATGGGGCATCTGTCAATGAACCTGCTACATCTAGCCGTGCATTCGTCCCGAAAATAATTCCATTAGGATTGAGTAAATATAAATTAGCTTGTCCGTCTACGCCCAATGTGCCGAAAATCTTGGAGGGATCGCTACCTGTCACCCTCGTTAAAATATTTTCTATACCTGTGGGATTATTAAAGTAAACTCGCTGTCCATCTCCGATGTTGAATTGTAAGAAGCTTTGAAACAGGTTTATGCCTCTGGTAGCTCCACCTTCTATGAGTAAGGCAGGTAAACCACGGACATTGGCATTTGGTGTGAGTTGGCTATTTTCAGCACCTAATGTACCATCGGGGACAATCTGAGCGATCGCAGCATGAGTATAGGCACTTGTCAAACCACTGCTTGCTAAGACATCTGCCAACTTCCACAAGCTTTGGAACATTTTTACGTATTTTCCCTGGATGATACAGGAATTTTACGTGTATTGCTTTAAAAACACAACTACGTATTTTTTGTGGTAAGAGAATTTGCGTTTAAATACAGGGAGTGCGATCGCTGTTGATACTTTACTCTTGGGAACTACAACAAGACAATAGCGGCTTGTTTGCCACTTCTGCCAACTCTACTGATGTGAGTAAGTCTGCCCAATATTTCTTAATTTCGGGATCATTAGGTCGTTGGCGGCTTAAATCAGCCAAGGTACTCAGAGCATTTTCCCACAATCCAGCTGTTGCATACAGAACCACTTGCTCTAAAGGTTGGGTTGTTTGCTGGATCTGGATAGAGAGGTTTTCGTCTTGCACACGTTCAATTTTACCTTCCAGATATAGGTCTTGATCCCGACTGCGAGGATCACAAATCATGGAAAAAGACCAGGTGTATGTTTTGCCTGTTTTTAATGATGGTTGCTGTGCAGGTATGGTTACACTCACAATACCTGCTTTTGCCAGAGGTTTAAAAGTTTTTCTATACAAGGGTGCAATACTTTCATTATCCCGCAAAACAAATTCCAGTCCTTGTATTTGTTGAGCAGTTTCAGGAATGTAGAAAAAGAATGTGGGATGTTCTGCTGTTGTTAGTTGTGCTTCTTTGCTGGTGGGAATCAGAGGAATAGCAGGCTTGCCATTCAAAAAGCAACGTCCCCTGGATGCAGCTGCTCTTAATCTACCAGGTCTTCCCGGTACAAAACTAATCAAACTTCTGCGTTGCTGAATGTAACTTTTGACATTCCTAATAGCTGTTGTGGCATAACTATCATTGGGACGTAGTTGCAGTGCTTGCTGGAAATGTCCTAATGCTTTGCGATAGTTTCTGCGTCTAGTTTCTGTATAACCAAGTTGCATAGCTTGGTTATAAGCTGAGTTGTTTTGTACTATTTGAGCAACCTGATCTCCTGCCAAAACCTTAGTCTGACTGACAAAATCTAAGGGTAGACATACCAAGCTAGCAAGCAGACAGCCTGTCCAGAATTGAAGTTTCATAGGATACATATTTACTGCTACTAATAGGGTGTTGTGGATAACATAACTATTGCTGCTTATGGCATCTGCACTTTTGTCATTCCCCACACTAAGTATAATACGTATTCCTTTGGCTTTATGTTCCCGGTTTTTTAGTAGCGATCGCTTCTCATTCTCCTAATTACACTAAATTGGCAAATAATTAAGTGTGTATCTAGTTGCAACTGGGAGGCAACAATTATGAAAGCAGTCTTAATGACCGCTCCTGGTAGTCCAGAAGTCTTACAATTACAAGAAATCCCGCAACCCAGCATTTTGGGTAATAGGGAAGTTTTAGTACGATTAGTAGCGGCTGGGGTAAATCCCATAGACACTAAACTACGGCAGCGAGGCACATTCTACCCCGATCAAATGCCTGCAATTTTGGGGTGTGATGGTGCCGGGATTGTGGAAGCTGTAGGTACTGGTGTGCAACTGTTTCGTCCAGGGGATGCGGTATATTTTTGCAATGGTGGCTTAGGCGCAGGTTATGGCAATTATACCGAGTATACTGTGGTAGATGAACGTTTTGCTGCACACAAACCAACTTCCTTAACCTTTGCTGAAGCAGCAGCCGCACCTTTGGTACTGATCACCGCTTGGGAAGCTTTGTATGAACGGGGAAGACTAGAACCTGGGGAGAGAGTTCTAATTCATGGGGGTGCTGGTGGAGTTGGCCATGTGGCGATTCAATTAGCTAAACTCAAAGGCGCAAGTGTCTGTACTACTGTAAGTTCGGAAGAAAAGGCGCGTTTGGTGAAACAACTCGGTGCTGATCATGTAATTTTTTACAAACAAACAGACTTTGCTCAAGCTGTCTTAGACTGGACTAATGGTGAAGGTGTAGATTTAGCTTTTGATACCATTGGTGGTGAAACTTTCCAAAAAACCTTTCCGGCTGTGCGAATTTATGGCGATATTGTAACGATTTTAGAACCTCATGCCAATACTGTGTGGAAAGTGGCTAGAAATCGCAACCTCCGCATTGGTTTAGAGTTAATGTTGACACCAATGTTACTAGGCTTGATAGAGGCGCAACAGCACCATGCAGAAATTTTGGCAGAGTGCGCTGATTGGATTGATCAAGGGAAATTAAATATCTGCATTCATCATCAATTTCCTTTAACAGCAGCAGTTCAAGCTCATCAGTTATTGGAAGCAGGAGCGATCGCAGGTAAAATTGTGTTGTTAATTAGGGATGAATAACATACGGCTGTGCATATTAGCGTAACCTGCTATACATCACATACACTAGACATCTCTAAAAAAGAATGTAGAGACGTTCTATAGAACGTTTCTACAAGGTTTCTGGAAAACGCATATTTAATTTCTGGAGATGTCTTAAGTTTTGTACCTCATGCTTGGGGGTTTTACGCATCACGCCGATAAAAACTCCGTACACATCGAACAGGCTCCTTTTCTATTGCAAGAGTGCCTATTGCCTATTCTTAAATTTCATCCAACATTAAATTTGAGTATTCCAGAAAGCAAATCAAATGACTATTGTCAGTATAATTCTGATGAGTTATAACGGCAGTATTATTTGCGGAAAACATAGGACTTTTAAAAAGTATATAAAAATCTACAATAATTAATCAAATAAAAATAAAAATTGTAAATTACATGAACTAATACTCATTAATCTAAAATAATCTAACAAATACTTAATTAATTTTTATGAAATATCCTGTTAGTGAAATGTTGGCAAATTTTCAGAAAGTATTAAAACAGCCAGTGATTATTTGTAGTGCGATCGCCACAGTTTTAATGCTGGGAATGCAGAAACTGCAAGTATTAGAGACTCTAGAATTAAGGGTCTATGACCAGATGATGCAAATGCGTGCTGATTCTGGCTCAGATCCGCGTCTATTAATTGTGGCTGTCACTGAAGATGATCTAAAAAAATGGAACTGGCCTTTACCTGGGGAAGTTCTCGACCGACTGCTGGGCAAATTAGAAGAATATGAACCCCGTGCCATTGGTTTAGATATTTTTCGTGACTTACCTGTACAACCCGGTCATGAAAAACTATTACAACGTTTACAGCAAAGTGATCTTATCATTCCTATTTGTAAACACGCCGATGCTAAAAATGCTGGTATTGCACCCCCACAAGGAATAGAACCAGAGCGAGTAGGATTTAGCGATATTGTGGAAGATATCGATGGTTCCATCCGGCGTAATCTGATCTCAGTTAGTGTCGATCCATCCGAGCTTTGCCAAAGTCCCTATTCCTTAAGTTGGCAATTAGCCCTCAAATATTTAGAAGTTGGAGGGATTCAGCCGCAATTAACCTCCAACAATGAACTGCAATTGCGTGATGTGGTATTTAAACCTCTGCAAAGTAACTCTGGCGGTTATGAAAATGCAGATACCCAAGGCTACCAAATTCTCCTCAATTACCGTTCTCCCCGTCAGGTCGCCCAGCAAGTGACTGTCACAGACGTACTTTCAGGTCAGGTCAAACCCAATTTAGTCAAAGACCGCATCGTCTTGATTGGTTCTACTGCACCGAGCTTAAAAGATATTTTTAACACCCCATTTACTACTGGTAAAGCTGATGATGCTGGCAGGATGGCAGGTGTAGAAATTCATGGCCAAATTATCAGTCAGATTCTCAATGCAGTTTTGAATAACCAGCGTTTGTTTTGGTTTTTACCTGGGTGGGGTGAAGTCATTTGGATAGGGGGATGGTCTGTAGTTGGGGGATTTTTAGCATGGCGCATTCGACATCCATTAGGCTTAGGACTAGCAGAAGGTGGATCTTTGGCAGTCTTATTTGGGAGTAATTTTGTCATTTTTACCCAAGCTGGATGGTTTCCCGTAGTTTCTCCCGCCCTGGGTTTAGTAGTTGCAGCCGGTAGTGTCCTTGCTTATAGCGCCTATCAGAGTAAGCAAGAGCAAGAAAAAATCTTGCAACGGGTACAAGAGCAAAAAGATTTAATTGCTCAGTTGCAACTCTATGCGTCGTCGCAAGAAACCAGGATGCCAACGCAGGGAATCACCCTCAGTCCTACTATTTACCCTGTAGGACAAGAACTGGCTTTGAATACATTACTGAACAAACGTTACAAAATTAGTGAAAGTTTGGGTGGTGGAGGATTTGGCAATACTTACTTAGCTCAAGATATTCAACGACCGGGAAATCCTGTGTGCGTTGTTAAACAGATGCGTCCCAGCAACCAAGACTCGCAATATCTCAGTGTTCTCAGACGCTTATTTAATAATGAAGCATATATTCTCGAAACCTTGGGAAAACACCCGCAGATACCGCACTTGTTGGCATTTTTTGAAGAAGACCAGCAATTTTATCTAGTGCAGGAATTTATTGCTGGTCATCCCTTGTCTGACGAGTTAACTCCAGGAGTAACTCGCCCACGAGTCGAAGTGATGAATATACTCAAAGAAGTTTTGCAGGTACTGGTTTTTGTTCACAGTTACGGTGTGATTCATCGAGATGTCAAACCTAGTAATTTGATGAGACGAAAAACAGATGGACACATTGTTTTAATTGACTTTGGTGCGGTGAAACAAGTTCAACCCCAACTGCAACCACAGGAGCAAGAAAATCAAACCATCGCTATTGGTACTCCTGGTTATGCACCTGGTGAGCAAATGAGTGGTATGCCAAGACTCAACAGTGATATTTATGCTTTGGGAATAATTGTGATTCAAGCGTTAACTGGGGTCAATCCAAAAGTTTTTCGCAGAGATGTGAATACTGGTGTGGTGATTATTCCCACCCCATCTGAAACTGGTGAACAGATTTGGCAATACTGGTGGCAAATAGCAGATACTACTGAGCCATTGACTAAAGTGGTAGATAAAATGGTGCATCTTGACTTTACACAAAGATATCAGTCAGCTATGGAGGTGCTGAATATTGTGGCAAGTTTGTAGGGGATTGGGGATTGGGGATTGGGAAAGACAAGGAAGAATTTACTTCTCTTACACCCTTACACTAGGCTGTTGACTTTGATGAGATTTACCCATTTTTTATTCACACAGTTTTGGTGTCATCATCGGTGGATTAAATTAAATGAGTAATAAGTAATGGGTATTTACTCATTACTCATTACTCATTACTTTTTATCGAAGAAATGATAAATAGTACCTTCTGGAGCTAGACTCATGGCTGCGTTGTAATCTTCAATGGCTTTTTGCTGATTACCCAGTTCTTGATAGGTTTGACTGCGCCAATAATAAAAGAAGGCATTCTGAGGATTTATGTAAATTGCTTGACTATAATCTTCTAATGCCCCTTGATGATCACCTAGATTTTGTTGGCGAAATTTAGCTCTTGCCGTGTAAATTTCTGCACAGTGGGGATGTAGAGTAATTGCTGTATGAAAATGCGCGATCGCTCCCTCGATATCTCCTTGGGCAAAACAATTATGAGCCTGTTGAATATATCCGTTGATATCTGGTATTTGTACTGATCTGGGGTCTTGATGATCGCTATCCACTGTCTTCGAGCTTCTATCTTGAGAGTTTATTAAGGCTGTTATCTTCTAAGATTAACCGCATTTATTGTAGTCGTCAGTATTTGTTATACAAAATAAATGAATATCCTCAACTTTTCCTAAATTCTTCATAATTTTCCAGAATTAAGTCATTAGTTTTTCTCCTTTACACCCCACACCCCACACCCCACACCCGACACCCCAATCCCCACTCCCAACTTAAGGCTGATAGCGCAACCTAAAATAAAAGCCGTC carries:
- the nifB gene encoding nitrogenase cofactor biosynthesis protein NifB, producing MTPPVTGSSVTESTSTTAKSGGCGCNSKSSATVEIDEKLKERIAKHPCYSEEAHHHYARMHVAVAPACNIQCNYCNRKYDCANESRPGVVSELLTPEEAAHKVLVIAGKIPQMTVLGIAGPGDPLANPEKTFRTFELIADKAPDIKLCLSTNGLMLPEYIDRIKQLNIDHVTITLNTIDPEIGAQIYSWVHYKRRRYRGVEGAKILLEKQLEGLQALKEADILCKVNSVMIPGINDQHLVEVNKMIRENGAFLHNIMPLISAPEHGTHFGLTGQRGPTQKELKTVQDQCAGNMKMMRHCRQCRADAVGLLGEDRSQEFTKDKFLEMAPEYDFEQRQEVHAGIEKFREELKAAKDKVLANKQQAANSPKILVAVATKGGGLVNQHFGHAKEFQVYEVDGSEVRFISHRKVDHYCQGGYGEAATFDNIVKTIADCKAVLVAKIGESPKEKLLQAGIQTVEAYDVIEKVALEFHEQYVKEGNRE
- a CDS encoding DUF928 domain-containing protein; amino-acid sequence: MKLQFWTGCLLASLVCLPLDFVSQTKVLAGDQVAQIVQNNSAYNQAMQLGYTETRRRNYRKALGHFQQALQLRPNDSYATTAIRNVKSYIQQRRSLISFVPGRPGRLRAAASRGRCFLNGKPAIPLIPTSKEAQLTTAEHPTFFFYIPETAQQIQGLEFVLRDNESIAPLYRKTFKPLAKAGIVSVTIPAQQPSLKTGKTYTWSFSMICDPRSRDQDLYLEGKIERVQDENLSIQIQQTTQPLEQVVLYATAGLWENALSTLADLSRQRPNDPEIKKYWADLLTSVELAEVANKPLLSCCSSQE
- a CDS encoding 4Fe-4S binding protein gives rise to the protein MAYTITSQCISCKLCLSVCPTDAIKVGEDGKRWIDPELCTNCVGSIHSVPQCKAGCPTCDGCVKVPSDYWEGWFAHYNRVIAKLTKKQDYWERWFNCYSQKYLLSNKRKC
- a CDS encoding CHASE2 domain-containing serine/threonine-protein kinase — encoded protein: MKYPVSEMLANFQKVLKQPVIICSAIATVLMLGMQKLQVLETLELRVYDQMMQMRADSGSDPRLLIVAVTEDDLKKWNWPLPGEVLDRLLGKLEEYEPRAIGLDIFRDLPVQPGHEKLLQRLQQSDLIIPICKHADAKNAGIAPPQGIEPERVGFSDIVEDIDGSIRRNLISVSVDPSELCQSPYSLSWQLALKYLEVGGIQPQLTSNNELQLRDVVFKPLQSNSGGYENADTQGYQILLNYRSPRQVAQQVTVTDVLSGQVKPNLVKDRIVLIGSTAPSLKDIFNTPFTTGKADDAGRMAGVEIHGQIISQILNAVLNNQRLFWFLPGWGEVIWIGGWSVVGGFLAWRIRHPLGLGLAEGGSLAVLFGSNFVIFTQAGWFPVVSPALGLVVAAGSVLAYSAYQSKQEQEKILQRVQEQKDLIAQLQLYASSQETRMPTQGITLSPTIYPVGQELALNTLLNKRYKISESLGGGGFGNTYLAQDIQRPGNPVCVVKQMRPSNQDSQYLSVLRRLFNNEAYILETLGKHPQIPHLLAFFEEDQQFYLVQEFIAGHPLSDELTPGVTRPRVEVMNILKEVLQVLVFVHSYGVIHRDVKPSNLMRRKTDGHIVLIDFGAVKQVQPQLQPQEQENQTIAIGTPGYAPGEQMSGMPRLNSDIYALGIIVIQALTGVNPKVFRRDVNTGVVIIPTPSETGEQIWQYWWQIADTTEPLTKVVDKMVHLDFTQRYQSAMEVLNIVASL
- a CDS encoding zinc-dependent alcohol dehydrogenase family protein; the protein is MKAVLMTAPGSPEVLQLQEIPQPSILGNREVLVRLVAAGVNPIDTKLRQRGTFYPDQMPAILGCDGAGIVEAVGTGVQLFRPGDAVYFCNGGLGAGYGNYTEYTVVDERFAAHKPTSLTFAEAAAAPLVLITAWEALYERGRLEPGERVLIHGGAGGVGHVAIQLAKLKGASVCTTVSSEEKARLVKQLGADHVIFYKQTDFAQAVLDWTNGEGVDLAFDTIGGETFQKTFPAVRIYGDIVTILEPHANTVWKVARNRNLRIGLELMLTPMLLGLIEAQQHHAEILAECADWIDQGKLNICIHHQFPLTAAVQAHQLLEAGAIAGKIVLLIRDE
- a CDS encoding filamentous hemagglutinin N-terminal domain-containing protein, with protein sequence MFQSLWKLADVLASSGLTSAYTHAAIAQIVPDGTLGAENSQLTPNANVRGLPALLIEGGATRGINLFQSFLQFNIGDGQRVYFNNPTGIENILTRVTGSDPSKIFGTLGVDGQANLYLLNPNGIIFGTNARLDVAGSLTDAPSLLEQGLKVYQAQRYAEALKIFQQASQATSNGLGKRRSLPIVKWAMQLGKLVVRLTKPRHYKH
- a CDS encoding CHAT domain-containing protein — translated: MGDATGKIGSQINQAQALQTLGFYRRARNTLEDIQITLDKQPDSVLKDEATADLMVQFYQDLAKNQTKAEALRRAQLALLSGEDSRYKHPYYWASFILVGNWQ
- a CDS encoding tetratricopeptide repeat protein — protein: MDSDHQDPRSVQIPDINGYIQQAHNCFAQGDIEGAIAHFHTAITLHPHCAEIYTARAKFRQQNLGDHQGALEDYSQAIYINPQNAFFYYWRSQTYQELGNQQKAIEDYNAAMSLAPEGTIYHFFDKK